From Pithys albifrons albifrons isolate INPA30051 chromosome 27, PitAlb_v1, whole genome shotgun sequence, one genomic window encodes:
- the CELF5 gene encoding CUGBP Elav-like family member 5 isoform X1, with amino-acid sequence MARLTEGEARRQPPPLPPAPQPPRRASPMSSSGGAEPPAQPDSMKDLDAIKLFVGQIPRNLEEKDLKPLFEQFGKIYELTVLKDRYTGMHKGCAFLTYCARDSAIKAQTALHEQKTLPGMARPIQVKPADSESRGGRDRKLFVGMLNKQQSEDDVLRLFEPFGVIDECTVLRGPDGNSKGCAFVKFSSHTEAQAAIHALHGSQTMPGASSSLVVKFADTDKERTLRRMQQMVGQLGIFTPSLALPFSPYSAYAQALMQQQTTVLSTSHGSYLSPGVAFSPCHIQQIGAVSLNGLPAAPIAPASGLHSPPLLGTAAVPGLVAPISNGFTGVVPFSNGHPALETVYTNGLVPYSAQSPSVAETLHPAFTGVQQYAAVYPASTITPIAQSIPQQPPVLQQQQREGPEGCNLFIYHLPQEFGDNELMQMFLPFGNIISSKVFMDRATNQSKCFGFVSFDNPSSAQTAIQAMNGFQIGMKRLKVQLKRPKDANHPY; translated from the exons ATGGCCAGACTCACGGAGGGCGAGGCGAGGAGAcagccgccgccgctcccgccagCGCCGCAGCCGCCGCGCCGAGCCTCCCCCATGAGCAGCAGCGGCGGCGCGGAGCCCCCCGCGCAGCCCGACAGCATGAAGGACCTGGATGCCATCAAGCTCTTCGTGGGGCAGATCCCCCGCAACCTGGAGGAGAAGGACCTCAAGCCGCTCTTTGAGCAGTTCGGCAAGATCTACGAGCTCACGGTGCTCAAGGACCGCTACACCGGCATGCACAAGG GTTGTGCATTCCTCACATACTGTGCCAGAGACTCTGCCATCAAAGCCCAGACAGCACTGCACGAACAGAAGACTTTGCCAGGG ATGGCGCGCCCGATCCAAGTGAAACCCGCGGACAGCGAGAGCCGTGGAGGTA GGGACAGGAAGCTCTTTGTGGGCATGTTAAATAAGCAGCAGTCTGAGGATGACGTGCTCCGGCTCTTTGAACCATTTGGGGTCATTGATGAGTGTACGGTGCTCCGCGGACCTGATGGGAACAGCAAAG GCTGTGCTTTTGTAAAGTTCTCATCTCACACAGAGGCTCAGGCAGCAATCCACGCACTCCATGGCAGCCAGACAATGCCC ggtgcCTCCTCCAGTCTAGTGGTGAAGTTTGCTGACACAGATAAGGAAAGGACCCTCCGCCGCATGCAGCAAATGGTGGGGCAGCTGGGGATATTCACTCCTTCCCTCGCCTTGCCGTTCAGCCCATACAGCGCCTATGCGCAGGCT CTGATGCAGCAGCAGACGACGGTTCTCTCCACCTCCCATGGCAGCTACCTGAGCCCCGGCGTCGCCTTCTCCCCGTGCCACATCCAGCAGATCGGTGCCGTCAGCCTCAACGGGCTGCCAGCTGCTCCCATTGCACCAGCATCAG GGCTACATTCACCACCTCTCCTGGGAACAGCAGCCGTGCCAGGACTGGTAGCACCCATTTCCAATGGATTCACTGGAGTGGTACCATTCTCAAACGGGCATCCAGCCTTGGAAACAGTTTACACCAATGGTCTTGTGCCATATTCAG CCCAGAGCCCTTCAGTAGCAGAGACTTTGCACCCAGCCTTCACAGGAGTTCAGCAGTATGCAG CTGTGTATCCAGCCAGCACCATCACCCCCATTGCACAGAGCATCCCCCAGCAGcctcctgtcctgcagcagcagcagcgagaaG GTCCCGAAGGCTGCAATCTCTTCATCTACCACCTCCCTCAGGAGTTTGGAGACAATGAGCTGATGCAGATGTTCCTGCCCTTTGGCAATATAATTTCCTCTAAGGTGTTCATGGATCGTGCCACCAACCAGAGCAAGTGTTTTG GTTTTGTAAGCTTTGACAACCCATCCAGTGCACAGACTGCTATCCAGGCCATGAATGGCTTCCAGATTGGCATGAAACGCTTGAAGGTCCAGTTGAAACGACCCAAGGATGCCAACCATCCCTACTGA
- the CELF5 gene encoding CUGBP Elav-like family member 5 isoform X2: protein MARLTEGEARRQPPPLPPAPQPPRRASPMSSSGGAEPPAQPDSMKDLDAIKLFVGQIPRNLEEKDLKPLFEQFGKIYELTVLKDRYTGMHKGCAFLTYCARDSAIKAQTALHEQKTLPGMARPIQVKPADSESRGGDRKLFVGMLNKQQSEDDVLRLFEPFGVIDECTVLRGPDGNSKGCAFVKFSSHTEAQAAIHALHGSQTMPGASSSLVVKFADTDKERTLRRMQQMVGQLGIFTPSLALPFSPYSAYAQALMQQQTTVLSTSHGSYLSPGVAFSPCHIQQIGAVSLNGLPAAPIAPASGLHSPPLLGTAAVPGLVAPISNGFTGVVPFSNGHPALETVYTNGLVPYSAQSPSVAETLHPAFTGVQQYAAVYPASTITPIAQSIPQQPPVLQQQQREGPEGCNLFIYHLPQEFGDNELMQMFLPFGNIISSKVFMDRATNQSKCFGFVSFDNPSSAQTAIQAMNGFQIGMKRLKVQLKRPKDANHPY, encoded by the exons ATGGCCAGACTCACGGAGGGCGAGGCGAGGAGAcagccgccgccgctcccgccagCGCCGCAGCCGCCGCGCCGAGCCTCCCCCATGAGCAGCAGCGGCGGCGCGGAGCCCCCCGCGCAGCCCGACAGCATGAAGGACCTGGATGCCATCAAGCTCTTCGTGGGGCAGATCCCCCGCAACCTGGAGGAGAAGGACCTCAAGCCGCTCTTTGAGCAGTTCGGCAAGATCTACGAGCTCACGGTGCTCAAGGACCGCTACACCGGCATGCACAAGG GTTGTGCATTCCTCACATACTGTGCCAGAGACTCTGCCATCAAAGCCCAGACAGCACTGCACGAACAGAAGACTTTGCCAGGG ATGGCGCGCCCGATCCAAGTGAAACCCGCGGACAGCGAGAGCCGTGGAG GGGACAGGAAGCTCTTTGTGGGCATGTTAAATAAGCAGCAGTCTGAGGATGACGTGCTCCGGCTCTTTGAACCATTTGGGGTCATTGATGAGTGTACGGTGCTCCGCGGACCTGATGGGAACAGCAAAG GCTGTGCTTTTGTAAAGTTCTCATCTCACACAGAGGCTCAGGCAGCAATCCACGCACTCCATGGCAGCCAGACAATGCCC ggtgcCTCCTCCAGTCTAGTGGTGAAGTTTGCTGACACAGATAAGGAAAGGACCCTCCGCCGCATGCAGCAAATGGTGGGGCAGCTGGGGATATTCACTCCTTCCCTCGCCTTGCCGTTCAGCCCATACAGCGCCTATGCGCAGGCT CTGATGCAGCAGCAGACGACGGTTCTCTCCACCTCCCATGGCAGCTACCTGAGCCCCGGCGTCGCCTTCTCCCCGTGCCACATCCAGCAGATCGGTGCCGTCAGCCTCAACGGGCTGCCAGCTGCTCCCATTGCACCAGCATCAG GGCTACATTCACCACCTCTCCTGGGAACAGCAGCCGTGCCAGGACTGGTAGCACCCATTTCCAATGGATTCACTGGAGTGGTACCATTCTCAAACGGGCATCCAGCCTTGGAAACAGTTTACACCAATGGTCTTGTGCCATATTCAG CCCAGAGCCCTTCAGTAGCAGAGACTTTGCACCCAGCCTTCACAGGAGTTCAGCAGTATGCAG CTGTGTATCCAGCCAGCACCATCACCCCCATTGCACAGAGCATCCCCCAGCAGcctcctgtcctgcagcagcagcagcgagaaG GTCCCGAAGGCTGCAATCTCTTCATCTACCACCTCCCTCAGGAGTTTGGAGACAATGAGCTGATGCAGATGTTCCTGCCCTTTGGCAATATAATTTCCTCTAAGGTGTTCATGGATCGTGCCACCAACCAGAGCAAGTGTTTTG GTTTTGTAAGCTTTGACAACCCATCCAGTGCACAGACTGCTATCCAGGCCATGAATGGCTTCCAGATTGGCATGAAACGCTTGAAGGTCCAGTTGAAACGACCCAAGGATGCCAACCATCCCTACTGA